In Caproicibacterium amylolyticum, a genomic segment contains:
- a CDS encoding Lar family restriction alleviation protein has product MSEELKPCPFCGGEARYNRKQISQGCVLVGYDCEQCGAAAPVFTGPVAIEKSMKISAAKAWNRRTQQPNELLTVDELRKMIGQWVWVESKDVLCPNGWYRVEPQFRETISLAGVDGTIYETSITNGDSAVYRRPPEEGENDES; this is encoded by the coding sequence ATGAGTGAAGAATTGAAGCCGTGCCCATTTTGCGGGGGAGAAGCACGTTATAACAGAAAACAGATATCGCAAGGATGCGTACTTGTTGGATATGATTGTGAACAATGTGGAGCAGCTGCACCCGTTTTTACTGGCCCGGTAGCAATAGAAAAATCCATGAAAATTTCAGCAGCAAAAGCCTGGAACCGCCGCACCCAGCAGCCAAATGAACTGCTGACGGTGGACGAGCTGCGGAAGATGATAGGTCAGTGGGTATGGGTAGAGTCAAAAGACGTATTATGCCCTAATGGCTGGTACAGGGTAGAGCCGCAGTTCCGCGAAACGATTAGTCTGGCAGGTGTTGACGGTACAATTTATGAAACGTCAATTACTAACGGAGATAGCGCAGTTTACCGCCGCCCGCCGGAAGAAGGTGAAAATGATGAAAGTTGA